GAGCGGTAGGTGAAAATCAATGAATAGAATTACCCATCACCCTATTTTAGGGAGTTTAAATAATAGTAAACGCATCACTTTCCAATTTAACGGGCAACAATATGAAGCATATGAACATGAAACGATTGCGGCCGCTTTACTTGCAAACGGAATAAGAACTTTAAGAGTGCATGAAGACAGCGGGACGCCGCGAGGTATTTACTGTAATATTGGACATTGTTCTGAGTGCCGCGTCACAGTAAACAATCAAGCAAATGTACGAGCGTGCTTAACTGTTGTAGAAAAAGATATGATTGTTGATAGTGGGAAACAGCATCCAAATATCGTGAGAGAGATGGTGAAAAAACGATGAACGACATCATTATTATCGGTGCTGGACCAGCGGGTTTATCAGCTTCTATCTCTTGTGCTCGTTTTGGACTCAACGTACTTGTTATTGATGAATTTATGAAGCCTGGCGGAAGGTTGCTCGGACAATTACATCAAGAACCTACTGGAGAATGGTGGAACGGCATAGAAGAATCAAAACGCCTTCACGAAGAAGCTAAATCACTTTCAGTTGATATTCGATGTGGTATTTCCGTCTATAATTTAGATAAAGATGAAAGCACTTGGTTCGTACATACGAATATCGGTACGTTAGAAACACCGTTTGTTCTACTTGCTACTGGCGCTGCTGAGTACGCCATCCCCCTTCCTGGTTGGACACTTCCAGGAGTTATGTCAATCGGGGCAGCCCAAGTAATGACAAATGTACATCGTGTTCAAATTGGGAAAAAAGGAGTAATTATTGGTGCTAACATTTTGTCATTCGCTATTTTAAATGAATTACAATTAGCAGGAATTAAAGTGGAACATATCGTACTTCCTGAAAAAAATGAATTAAGTCAAAAGGCTGGTGAACCAGAAGAAGTATTAAACTCTCTCTTACACGCTGCCCACCTTGCCCCGTCACCTTTATTACGTATAGGTAGCCGATTGATGAAATATAATTGGGCGAAACAAGCTGTATTAAACTTCTATCCTAATAAAGGTATGAAGATAAATGGAACACCACTTCACCTTCGAAAAGCAGCTCTTGAAATTATTGGAACAGATCAAGTTGAAGGTGTACGAGTAGCTAATATTGATACGAAAGGAAACGTCATAACCGGATCGGAACAAGTATATGAGGCAGACTTCGTTTGTATTGCCGGTGGCTTATACCCTCTTGCTGAGCTTGCTGCTGTAGCTGGCTGTCCTTTCCGTTACATTCCGGAATTAGGTGGACATGTTCCACTCCATTCCGAAACAATGGAAACCCCTCTTCCCGGTTTATTTGTAGCTGGCAATATAACTGGCATTGAAAGCGGGAAAATTGCAATGGCACAAGGGACTGTTGCTGGATATTCTATCGTAAAACAGGCAAATAAAAAATCTCATTCGGTTGAACAACACTTACAACAAGCAATTCAACATGTACATGCTGTACGTCATCAAGCTGCCATACAATTTAACCCAATGATTGATGTTGGTAGATGCAAAATGAATGAAATTTGGCGTGATTATTCCCTTGCGTATGCACATACTAAAAAGAGCTGCTGAGATTTCTCTCAACAGCTCTTTTTCCTACTCATCTGAGTTATTAAATTTCGCTAATGCGTAAATGCCTTCTTCATCATCTAATTCAAGTTGTAATCTTGCTGCAAATGAATTGACATTATATTCTCTGTCAAGTAATAAGCGCAATGCTTCGATTAAGTTTGCTTGAATTAAAATTTGCTGGCGACCATTTACCTCTACTTCAGCAGAGAAACCGTAGTCATCATCATACATGAGTTCAACTAAAACTTCTTCTGGACCAACTTGTCTTTTTTCAGCAATATATACACAAAGCGCATTGATTAGTTCTTGTTCAGAAATTTTTATTGTTTCCATGCTACTTCATCTTCCTTTTTCTTACGTTGATCTTTGAAGTATTTAAATGCACGAATTGTTAACATTACGATACCAGCCATTACTAACATATTTACCATAAATGCTAATACAGAACCAAGAGCTCCCATATTTGCAAATAAGCTACCCATTAGTAAACCACCAAGACCACCTAGTAATAAACCTTTCATAAAGCTTCCTTTATTACTTTTTGGTGCTGTGTTTGTTGCTTTTGTTTTTGAATCTGTTGTCGTTTTTTGTGAATTTACGTTATTATCTTTTTTGTTCAAATCAACTTTTGACTTTTGACCAGAACTTGGTGTGTATGATTTTTTACCAGATTTGTAACCCTTCGCTGCTGCGTGATCTACAAACATGAAGCTACTAGCTCCAAAGATAACCATGAATGCTGTCATGACTGCTACAAGTTTTTTCAACATATTATATCCATTCTCCTTTTATATAGATATATGTGAAATCTACCTTTCTAGTAAATTCAGAATGATAGATTTGTTTTTAAAAACATTTTAAAGGTTCTTATGAACTTATTATATGAACTTTTGTCGAAATATGCAAGTATTATTTACTTCCGACAGTTTGGTGACAAGGGAAAAATTAAGCAAAACAGAATTGACTTTAAATGAAACAAAACATATTATAGGTTCATAAGAACTTTTTATTATTTTTGGAGGTGAAAAGATGGAAACATTTCATCTCACACGAAACGAAATGGCTACCCTTCTTCTATCATTACGAGGATGGAATACGAAAAAGCCTCTCGGTATTTTACAAGAAGCTTGGGCGAAGTCACATAAAAAAGATATTGAAAGCGGACAAAGCGTAACTGCTTTTATTACTACCGCACTTTCACCTATTTTTGAAAAACTAATTAAGATTGAAGATACGGACGTTGGTTTTTCATTAAATGAAATAGTTGCGCTTGGAAATCAAATTGAAAATACAAGTTTCTCAGTAACGGCCATGCAAAACTGGGTGAAACGAGATATAAAAGAAATGATTGGTTCTCCTCAAAAAGGAAAAAAATATTCAATTGAACAAGCAGCCTTACTATTCATTGTTGAAGATTTAAAAACAGCACTTGATTTTGAATCCATTCGTAAGCTATTACGCCTTATTGTAAATGACCCAGCCGATCGAAGTGATGACTTAATCAATCCTGTTCATTTATATGGAGCATACTCTTCCCTATTTGAAGAACTCAATCAAGGGAATTGCTTACAACTAAATGCAACAGATACAATCCATACAATTGAAAACATCGTAAAAGAAAGAGCTGATAAAATTGCAAGCAAGTTCGATCAAGTTAACAACGAACAACGCGAAGCAATTCGTAACGCCATTATTATCGCCACATTATCTGTGCATACCGCATATGTACAAATGTTAGCGAAACGTTACGTAACAGCAACGTTATTTTTACAGAACTTAGATGTGAAGCCGTAAAAAAATAGGAGCAGAAATGCTTCTATTTTTTTATGAAAAATTCTTAATCATCTTGTCATTATCTCTTCATGAAAACTGAACTTATATATTTTACTATAATACTTATGTGAGACATAAAAGAATTGAAATAGCAATCCCCTATACAAATAAGGTATAATCTACACATAGTGAATCTTTTATGTTATTAAGTATTAGGTTCACCTATTCAAAAATACATAAACTAGAAGGTGCAACAATGGTAAGTAGTTTTATTCATTCAGTATTAACGTTTTTTGAAGGATTAGGTTATTGGGGCATTATGCTTGGACTTATGATTGAGATTATCCCAAGTGAGATTGTCCTTGCTTATGCGGGATTCCTAGTATTCAATGGTAGTATCTCATTTATAGGTGCAGTTGTATTCGGTACAATTGGCGGCGTTATTGCTCAAATTTTTATTTATTGGCTTGGACGATACGGTGGACGACCTATATTAGAACGATACGGAAAATATATTTTCATTCATAAAAAACATATAGATGCAGCTGAAGATTGGTTTAATCGGTACGGAACTGGTGTAATTTTCACTGCACGCTTTATTCCAGTAGTACGTCATGCGATTTCAATTCCTGCTGGCATTACAAAAATGCCATTATTACGTTTCACTACATTAACAGCACTTGCAATCATCCCTTGGTCTATCATTTTCATTTATTTAGGTGAAAAACTAGGTCAAAATTGGGAGAATATAAACGATATTGCGGGACCGTATGTGAAGTCTTTCGCAATTGGCGGCGTCATACTTATCCTACTATACTTCATCCTTAAAAAATGGACAAAAAAACGTAAAAATCTTGCTTAAGATAATATAAAAACCGCTATACATTCATTACGAATGTTAGCGGTTTTTATTATAGGCTTGATTATATATTAGAAATTGCATTATTTCTTCTTTGTGCTTTAAGTCATGTTGAATGAGTGATGAAAAGTAATTATTTAATTTCACTTTTTTAGTGCCAAATTGGTAGACATTATAAAAATATTTGGTTGGAATTCGCTCAATTTCATCTACTAACTGTTTACGAGTAACGCTAAATCGATTTAATAGTTCTTCTTTTGAAATACCAGATCTCGCATATTTAATTGCTCCCTTATTCATTTCCTCAACATCTGTTGGAACATTTGGTACAGATTGTTCACTTATAAAGTATGGAATTCTATCCTTTATTAAAAACACATCCCAAACGATAAAATGTGAAATCACATCCGCAATTGCCCATGAACCTTTTTTTAATGCCTGAAACCATATATCATCAGGTACTCCCTTCAATGTTTGACACCATTCTATAAAATTCAACTTTTCTTCCAAAATATTTTCTGTCTTCATTATGCATTCCTTTCTCGCACTTGTAATTCATTCATATTAATATCTTCTAGGAATTATATAAAAAGCCTTCATAATTATGTGGATAAGCAACAATTCACTCGTCCATTTCGTATATTAACTCTAAAAGGAGTGATTTCCCTATGCATTGGCAACAAAAAATACAATACTTAATCGGACGCCCTATCGGTATTTCTTTCTTAAATGGGCAAGGAACTTCTGGTGTATTATGTTCAGCACATGATGGTCAATTATATGTGTATGAATACCTTTATCAAGCTCAATTCGCAATGAAGCATTATGATTTTAGACAAATTCAAGATATACATGCCTTTCCGAATTGCCCACATCAAAATCCTCTATACTAAAAAAAGGAACAGCTTATAGCCGTTCCTTTTTCTCCACACTTATTTTTCAGTATAAAAGTTTTGCACTGCTTCATCAAAGTAAATCCAGCCTTTCCACCCTAAATGAATTGTATCTTTTAAGAAATACTTATCATATTCATGGCCAGAAAAGTCAACTACTGGGTATCCTGCTTTCTCAACTTGTTCCCGAACTTTTTTATAATACACTTCACGGCGTTCTTTAGGGAAACCAGCGTAATCATACCACGGTCCATTTACAGGTACAGAAATGAATAGTGGCTTAACATTTTTCTCTTTAAATATATTTAAAACAATTTGTAAGTCATCATATTCTGGTGATTCTTCATATGATTCATTTGCTCTAAAGTTTTTTAAACCTTTTAATTTTTTCTTCAAATTATGTTTATAGTAATACGGATTTTCAATTCCGAATGAGTTTGTAGTAGATTCCGCTTTTCCTTCTTCTTCTGCATGTTTACGTGCATCTACCCAAGATATTGAACGTAGTCCCATATTAGTTTTTTCTTTCATCGGCTCAATCTTAAATATAGAGTTAAATAAATCTCTATGATCTAAAATATTTCGATGCATATAAGCAAGTGGTTTGACTAAACCTGCTTTTATGTTATGTTTCGTATCATTATATACAATACCTTCTAATGAATTTTTTAATATATCATCTTCTTGAACAACTTTATAATCTAATAGTCGTTTCGCAATTTGCTTCTTCATTTCAACATTTATTTTATCATTAAAAATAAAATGATATGCTTGTTGCTTAGAAAAGTTGTTCGTAAAATCCCCCTGTGATACCCCAGTCTTTGTAAACCATTGTGGTGATAAAACAAAGATTACCTTTTTACCTTCTAATCCATCCATAGTAGACGTCATATTTAATATATGAGCTAAACTTTGCGTACCGCCAATCCCCATTAAATATGGCGTAAAACCTGCCGGATTTACTTTAAAGTAATTAGATGGGTGATATGCATCCATTCGTAAAAATTCAGATGAACCATACATCGGTAAATACTGTGAATTCTCTAACATTTTTTGCTGTAAGAAAACACTTTGTAGTTTTTCTTTTTGTAAGGAAGTTGCAGCATCTTCTACTTTCTTATCACTAATAAGTGATACTAAACTTTTCGATGGGATTAATATGATAATGAAAAAAAACACACATGCTAAAATTATCGGACCAAAAGCATGTTTCATTTTCATCGTCTCTTCCTCTTTCTATTGCTATTAAATTGTAACCCTTGTTTTTGACACGCCATCATTTCTCTCCTTTTTCTCTATACATGTTCCATTCTATTTATCTATTATATACATGTATGTATTTCTTTCCTTGTTCTATTAAGTCCTATATTTAGCACAAGAAAATGTTTCCATAGAAACACGTTAATTATACAAGATTCTACATACATTTCACACTGGAATTTGAGTAATAATTTTATTTTTAAACAGTTAAAAAACATAAAAAATGTCTATAATTTATCCAATGATGTCTTGAGTTCAAAGTACGATAATAAACGGCCACTATGATCAACATCATGAGTATATGTGAAACCTAAATTTCGTAAAAGTTTTTTCGAATTCTCATTTTCTACTTTTACTCTAGCAATTATTCTTTTTACATTCACCATCTCTTTTGCATATTGAATGGACGCCTTTGCTGCTTCTGACGCATATCCATTTCCCCAATATTCCGGATCAAGTAAATACATAATTTCTATTTCACCTGTTTCATCTATTTTTCTTAAACCACAATGTCCTAAAAGCTTGTCTGTATTTCTATTAACTAACAACCATACCCCGAAATCATACTGTTCCCAATGTGATATTAGTTGTATAATATAGTCCTTTGCTTCTCCCTTTGACATTCCCCTTGATTTAGCAAGCCATTTGCCAACAGCTTCTTCCTTTAATATGCTATAAAATTGATCAACATCTTCTATAATGGGCTTTCTCATAAATAACCTTTTTGTATGCATTACTTTCTTTTCTTCAAACATAAAACTTCATTCCCCTCCAAAATTTTATACATACTAGTAAATTATACCATGTACTATTTACCCAACCTTAACTAAAAAAACAGACTACCACACACGTGGAGTCTGTTTTCTCATCCTTTATTTTTGTACATCTGCCCATTTTAAACTTGTAGCTGGACCAAATTGATGTACATATAAATCTTTCACATATGGTTTTTGTAAGTAAGATAGCCCGCGCTGGAATACTGGGGCAATAACTGCATCATCCAGCAGCATTTTTTCAGCATCTTGTAGTGCTTTCCAGCGAGCCTTTTCATCATTACCTAATTCTGTTTTAATCTTCTTAATTAACGCATTGTATTCCGGATTTGCATATTCTGTATTGTTTACACTACTTCCAGAAAGGAATACTTCTAAGTATGTCATTGGATCTGGATAATCTGGTAACCAGCGTGATAACGACATTTCATATTCTTTCTTCTTCTCTAGCGCTAATTTTTGCGTGTGTGGTTGTAATTTCACATTTACCTTTAAGCCCGGTAAGTTTTTCTCAAGCTGCTCTTTAATATATTCTCCTACTTTTTTGAAGTTTTCTAAATCATAGTTTAATAACTCAAGCGTTACTTCATTTGTACCAGTCTCTTGCTTCGCCTTTTCCCAATATTCTTTCGCCTGTTTTACATCAGTTTTATTAAACTCACCTGCCGTACTTCTAAAATCTTTTTTATCTGGACCTTTTAAAAATCCTTTTGGTACGTAATAGTTTGCAGCAACCGAACCATCATTTAAAAATGAAGTCGCAAGTCCTTTCTTATCAAACACTGTACTTAGTGCAAGCCGTGCATTTTTATTTTTAAGAATCGGCACATTTTCATTAAATCGGAAGAAGTACATAACTGGATCTGTATATTGTTTTAGCTCTTTATTATTTTTATATTTATCTACGAATTCTGTAGAAATGACAGCTCTATCAACTTTATCTGTTTCATATAAATTTACCGCAGTTGAAATTTCTTTAACAATTTGATAGTTTACTTCATCTAGCTTCACTTCTTTTTTATCCCAATACTTATCGTTTTTCTTCATCGTAAAACTAGCTTCATGCTTCCAATCAGATAATGTAAATGGCCCATTATATACCGCTTTATTTGCTTCTAATCCATATTTATCGCCTTGCTCTTTCGCATATTTCTCGTTAATTGGATAGAAGGACGGTAAAATAAGTAGTTTCGTAAAATACGGTACAGGATGTTCTAACTCTACAACGAACGTTTTATCATCCTTTGCTTTTACTCCTAATTCATCTAACCCTAGTTGTTTCTTATTTATTTTCTCTGCATTTTTCACATCGTACGCAATGTATGCATATTGAGAAGCTGTATCCGGGTTAATAAGCTGCTTCCAAGCATATACGTAATCTTGCGCTGTTACTGGATCTCCGTTAGACCATTTCGCATCACGCAAATGGAATGTATATGTTTTCCCATCTTTACTCACTTCATATTTTTGTGCTCCAGCCTCAATCACTTCATCATCTTTCGATAAACGGAATAATCCTTCCATTACGTTATTTAAAACGTTAAATGATACTGCATCTGTTACTTTCCCTGAATTTAACGATGGAATTTCACCCGTTTCTAGTAACTGTAATACTTTCTTCTCATCTTTCGGCTTTGTCGTTGTTTTTTCTTTTGCGCAGCCAACTAAAATTGAAGAAACGAATAGAGTACTAACTAATGAGTAGCGAACAACTTTTTTCATTTGAAAACCCCCTCTATTTTTTAAGGTAAGTAACGACGAGCACCAGCGTATTCTTCTATATATCCAGGTGTATTTAACGGTATAATCTCTACTGATCTTTCAGCTCTTGGTGAGTGAATCATATTTCCGTCACCAATATACATTCCCACATGATGAACACTACCTTTCCCTTGATCATGTGCAAAGAAGATTAAATCTCCTTTTTGTAAATTTTCTTTATCCGCTGCAACTCCATTTCTCGATTGCGGACCAGAATCTCGCGGAATTGTAATACCGTGCGATTTATAAATCGTATGTGTAAATCCAGAGCAATCAAATCCGAAGCCACTTGTACCAGCCCAAATGTACGGTAATCCTAAAAACATTTTCCCTGTGTTTATTAAATCATCGGCCGCCGGGGTTGGAATATCATTTTGAGAACGGTAAACCGTTCCATCATTTTTTCGTAGCCAAGCTTTCTGCCCATTTGGTAGCAACACGCGGTATGAAATCGCATCTTCACTAAGTAGCGGCAGTCGCGTATTATAGCTCACTTCAAGCGATTTATGTTTTTCAGAAGGATTTATATATAAAATGGCTGTCGGTTTCGTTACTAATACGAAAGGTTCATTTGTTTTATCTGCAAATTCTTGATTATATGTTAACTGTTTTTCAGGCATCCATCCTGGGTAGCCTTCTTCATTTCGAGGTGTTGGCTGACCATGGACTAACACTTTCACCCAATCCCCTTTTTTATCTACAACTGTTACTTCTTGGCCTAATAACGCTTGCGTTTCTAATTTATTTGCACTTGTTAACCAAAGTTTCTCATCAAGCGTCATCGATTTCGTCCACTTCCACAAATCAACTGGATTTGTAGCACTTGGTGCATCAATTGGCCGTAATGAATCAGGTGCAGTCCAAAGTGTTGCGGCAGATACATCGATAAACGCCTTACTATCTTTCTTTTCTTCAGCATTTGCTGATGTAAACGATGAAAATATAAATAAAGTTGTTAAAAATGCAGTTCCTACTTTTTTCATAAATATCCCCCTTAAAAGATAATTTACTAGTCTCTTCTCCTAAGATTTACTATTCACTGTCGATTGAAGGTTTACCTTTGATCCAGAATAAGTCATTCCTTCCGGTTCTTCCATTAACCAAAGTGGCGCATCAAGATCGAAGTAATGAATATTAGGATGTGCAGCAGCTAAATGTGCAACAGCGCTAACAGAAAGAGAAGATTCCATCATGCTTCCTACCATACATTTCACACCAGCTGCTTCTGCTATCTCTGCAATACGCCACGCTTCGCGAATGCCACCACATTTCATTAATTTAATATTGATTAAGTCTGCATATCTTCCTTGCACAATTTTTAATGCATCACTCGCTGAAAATATGCTTTCATCTGCCATAATAGGTGTTTGTACATGATCTTTGACGTACTTTAATCCCTCCCAATCTTTCGCATGAACAGGTTGTTCAATAAATTCAATATTTAAATTGCGATTTTCCATCTCTTTAATGATAGAAACTGCCTCTTTTGGATTCCACCCTTGATTTGCATCTAATCGTAACGTCGTATTTTTTGGTACGCTATTTCGAATCGCTTCAATACGTTCTAAGTCTAAGTGTGCAGATTTCCCCACTTTAATTTTTAAAGTTTGAAATCCTTTTTCTACATGTTGCTTTGCCTCTTTCGCCATAGTGAAAGGCTCATCTACACTCACCGTAATATCTGTATGAATTTCTTTCTTCCCGCCTAATAATGCGTAAAGTGGAACGTTATGATATTGACAATACACATCATATAATGCGATATCTACCGCTGCTTTCGCACTTGGATTTCCAATGCAACTCACTTGAATGTGTTGCAGTAACTGCTGAAATTGAATGATATCTTGACCAATTAAACATGAACGCATCGGCCCTAAAATTGCTTCTTCAATCCCGTTAGCGAAATCACCCGTAATAACCGGTGTTGCAGCTGCAGCTCCCTTACCGACAATTCCTTCATCTGTATGAATATATACATCTATACTTTCTATTTCGGTTACGGTACGAAGCGCGGTTTTAAACGGTGTATGAAGATTTACACGTCTACGATTTACTTTTACATCGGTAATTTTCATTTTGTTCATCCTTTCTTTGTCTAGCAAAATGGAGCCTTAATTCTCAACTTTTTTGGATCAAAAGATCTCCGCTTGTGCTTACTTTTCATGTAGAAGGTAAATGTGAAATAAAAAAAATCCAGCCATAAGAAGATTCTTACGGCTGGATTTTGTCTATGAATGGGTAGACAAAGCAGCGATTTGATTATATTTTTTCTGTGCATCTTTTACTGCTACAAGTAGTGCCTTTTGAGACGAACCGAAATAACGACCTTTTATTTCCATTACTAACGCTGGGTCATTAATATTTTTATGTAGAAATAAATATTTAACAAATTGTGATGTTAATGCAATTGTCGCTGAGCAATCTGCATCTACAATTTCCCCAGTCTCCTTAACAAGTACAAATGCTACAAAATAACTTTTGAACTTTTCGGTAATGGGATTATTTTGAGGTGCTTTCGCATCCCCTACGACATAAATTGTATTTGAAGCGTACACAGCTATCTTCCTTTCTAATACGGGATAACGGTTTTCTTAATAGTCGTATGAGTGATAAACTCAACGTTGATTAAGAAATGTATCCGCTTACCTTGTATTATAATACAATTGACAGAATTTTAACAACATTTATTTCGGTATATATTCCATAAGTATAAAAACAGCTCACACTCTTCATTTTTACAATATGTAATTGTTTCTTGTACCATGCCCTTCATACATAAAAAAAACAGCTAGCTATCGCTAACTGTCCTATTACACTACTTCGGCAACACAAATATAGTTTCATTTGATTTAGAGAATTGATATTCTTTTCTCGCAAACTTCAAAATTTCTTCCTCATCGTCTGTTAAATTTTCTATGTTAGTCTTTAAAGAAGCCTTATCTTTCTTTAAAGACACCAATTGTTTTTTTTGATTCGTTATTGTATCTTTTTTTTCTACGATTATTTCTTGTTGTTTCGTTAAAATAAATTGAACGTACAAAGTAGCCGCCGCAATAAATATAAACATGAATATAAAACGCCTTAGTTTTTTCTTATTAATTGCTCGATTCTCATTAGACTGTGATAGTTGTTCTTGTATATTAGGAACATTTATTCGCTTGAGTTTCCTCATTATGAAATCCCCCTAACACATATATTTTCACTACCATCGGTATGACTCTTACTAACTATAATTCTATTCTTATAAAATAAGCTCCTTCACAAAAATATCTTACAAATTAACCAATTAAAGATAGCATTCGACGACATTTCCATATTTACATTGCATTTTTTTATGTATGCTGGCATAAAATAGTAGTTTCTGTTATTCTTTTTCTACTATTGTAGAAGAATTTTTTTCATACAAAATCCCCGTTTTTATAGCTTACATGGAGAAAAAAGATGCATTGTCGTACATTCGAAAGGACTGGAATTCCTGTATCAGAACTACAATTTAGAACATAGATCCCTAGGTAGTCACTTATATACATACAAAATAAGAAAAAAAGCCCAAACTGGGCTTTTTAATTTTACAAATCAATATCATATTCCATGCGTTTCGCCGTTTCCTGAGCAATCTCCACACCTAATAAATTTTTCACAATATGAAATGACATGTTAATACCAGCTGAAATACCTGCCGATGTAATAATATGTCCTTCATCTACAAATTTCACATTCTCCATTACTTCTACATTCGGAAAATCTTTTTTGAAAGTTTGAATACTAGCC
This Bacillus paramycoides DNA region includes the following protein-coding sequences:
- a CDS encoding (2Fe-2S)-binding protein, with protein sequence MNRITHHPILGSLNNSKRITFQFNGQQYEAYEHETIAAALLANGIRTLRVHEDSGTPRGIYCNIGHCSECRVTVNNQANVRACLTVVEKDMIVDSGKQHPNIVREMVKKR
- a CDS encoding GNAT family N-acetyltransferase — its product is MFEEKKVMHTKRLFMRKPIIEDVDQFYSILKEEAVGKWLAKSRGMSKGEAKDYIIQLISHWEQYDFGVWLLVNRNTDKLLGHCGLRKIDETGEIEIMYLLDPEYWGNGYASEAAKASIQYAKEMVNVKRIIARVKVENENSKKLLRNLGFTYTHDVDHSGRLLSYFELKTSLDKL
- a CDS encoding YxcD family protein, whose translation is METIKISEQELINALCVYIAEKRQVGPEEVLVELMYDDDYGFSAEVEVNGRQQILIQANLIEALRLLLDREYNVNSFAARLQLELDDEEGIYALAKFNNSDE
- a CDS encoding NAD(P)/FAD-dependent oxidoreductase, whose product is MNDIIIIGAGPAGLSASISCARFGLNVLVIDEFMKPGGRLLGQLHQEPTGEWWNGIEESKRLHEEAKSLSVDIRCGISVYNLDKDESTWFVHTNIGTLETPFVLLATGAAEYAIPLPGWTLPGVMSIGAAQVMTNVHRVQIGKKGVIIGANILSFAILNELQLAGIKVEHIVLPEKNELSQKAGEPEEVLNSLLHAAHLAPSPLLRIGSRLMKYNWAKQAVLNFYPNKGMKINGTPLHLRKAALEIIGTDQVEGVRVANIDTKGNVITGSEQVYEADFVCIAGGLYPLAELAAVAGCPFRYIPELGGHVPLHSETMETPLPGLFVAGNITGIESGKIAMAQGTVAGYSIVKQANKKSHSVEQHLQQAIQHVHAVRHQAAIQFNPMIDVGRCKMNEIWRDYSLAYAHTKKSC
- a CDS encoding peptide ABC transporter substrate-binding protein, giving the protein MKKVVRYSLVSTLFVSSILVGCAKEKTTTKPKDEKKVLQLLETGEIPSLNSGKVTDAVSFNVLNNVMEGLFRLSKDDEVIEAGAQKYEVSKDGKTYTFHLRDAKWSNGDPVTAQDYVYAWKQLINPDTASQYAYIAYDVKNAEKINKKQLGLDELGVKAKDDKTFVVELEHPVPYFTKLLILPSFYPINEKYAKEQGDKYGLEANKAVYNGPFTLSDWKHEASFTMKKNDKYWDKKEVKLDEVNYQIVKEISTAVNLYETDKVDRAVISTEFVDKYKNNKELKQYTDPVMYFFRFNENVPILKNKNARLALSTVFDKKGLATSFLNDGSVAANYYVPKGFLKGPDKKDFRSTAGEFNKTDVKQAKEYWEKAKQETGTNEVTLELLNYDLENFKKVGEYIKEQLEKNLPGLKVNVKLQPHTQKLALEKKKEYEMSLSRWLPDYPDPMTYLEVFLSGSSVNNTEYANPEYNALIKKIKTELGNDEKARWKALQDAEKMLLDDAVIAPVFQRGLSYLQKPYVKDLYVHQFGPATSLKWADVQK
- the dltD gene encoding D-alanyl-lipoteichoic acid biosynthesis protein DltD, whose translation is MKMKHAFGPIILACVFFFIIILIPSKSLVSLISDKKVEDAATSLQKEKLQSVFLQQKMLENSQYLPMYGSSEFLRMDAYHPSNYFKVNPAGFTPYLMGIGGTQSLAHILNMTSTMDGLEGKKVIFVLSPQWFTKTGVSQGDFTNNFSKQQAYHFIFNDKINVEMKKQIAKRLLDYKVVQEDDILKNSLEGIVYNDTKHNIKAGLVKPLAYMHRNILDHRDLFNSIFKIEPMKEKTNMGLRSISWVDARKHAEEEGKAESTTNSFGIENPYYYKHNLKKKLKGLKNFRANESYEESPEYDDLQIVLNIFKEKNVKPLFISVPVNGPWYDYAGFPKERREVYYKKVREQVEKAGYPVVDFSGHEYDKYFLKDTIHLGWKGWIYFDEAVQNFYTEK
- a CDS encoding DUF1836 domain-containing protein — encoded protein: METFHLTRNEMATLLLSLRGWNTKKPLGILQEAWAKSHKKDIESGQSVTAFITTALSPIFEKLIKIEDTDVGFSLNEIVALGNQIENTSFSVTAMQNWVKRDIKEMIGSPQKGKKYSIEQAALLFIVEDLKTALDFESIRKLLRLIVNDPADRSDDLINPVHLYGAYSSLFEELNQGNCLQLNATDTIHTIENIVKERADKIASKFDQVNNEQREAIRNAIIIATLSVHTAYVQMLAKRYVTATLFLQNLDVKP
- a CDS encoding DinB family protein — translated: MKTENILEEKLNFIEWCQTLKGVPDDIWFQALKKGSWAIADVISHFIVWDVFLIKDRIPYFISEQSVPNVPTDVEEMNKGAIKYARSGISKEELLNRFSVTRKQLVDEIERIPTKYFYNVYQFGTKKVKLNNYFSSLIQHDLKHKEEIMQFLIYNQAYNKNR
- a CDS encoding C40 family peptidase; translated protein: MKKVGTAFLTTLFIFSSFTSANAEEKKDSKAFIDVSAATLWTAPDSLRPIDAPSATNPVDLWKWTKSMTLDEKLWLTSANKLETQALLGQEVTVVDKKGDWVKVLVHGQPTPRNEEGYPGWMPEKQLTYNQEFADKTNEPFVLVTKPTAILYINPSEKHKSLEVSYNTRLPLLSEDAISYRVLLPNGQKAWLRKNDGTVYRSQNDIPTPAADDLINTGKMFLGLPYIWAGTSGFGFDCSGFTHTIYKSHGITIPRDSGPQSRNGVAADKENLQKGDLIFFAHDQGKGSVHHVGMYIGDGNMIHSPRAERSVEIIPLNTPGYIEEYAGARRYLP
- a CDS encoding DedA family protein, coding for MVSSFIHSVLTFFEGLGYWGIMLGLMIEIIPSEIVLAYAGFLVFNGSISFIGAVVFGTIGGVIAQIFIYWLGRYGGRPILERYGKYIFIHKKHIDAAEDWFNRYGTGVIFTARFIPVVRHAISIPAGITKMPLLRFTTLTALAIIPWSIIFIYLGEKLGQNWENINDIAGPYVKSFAIGGVILILLYFILKKWTKKRKNLA